The sequence ATGTGGGCGGAAGCGATGGAGCAGATCCAGAAGTTCGGTACGATGGTTAAATCACCGACAGGATATCCGATACAGTCACCCTACCTAGCAATCGCTAATCGACAGGCAGAGATCATGATGCGCATTGCGTCGGAGTTCGGTTTCACGCCTGCAAGCCGGAGTCGGATATCCTTGCCCCCACAAGATCAGCTACCACTTTTTGATGGCGAGGATGGAGAGAGCTGAGCGCCCTGTGGACATTCGCGCCTATAGTAGCCAGTAATTTAGAAATGGTCGTGCAGATAAGAGGGGATACTTTTTCGATATGGTCGCATATGCGAGCTATACGGCTCAAGAATTTCTCATTACGCCGGACGACGCGATTTTCGCCCGTCTGGTTCGAAGTGATGCAGTTTCTGGCTTCAGCCAATTCTCTCATAAACAAGGATGGTCGTGGGGTGAAGCCGTTCGGCTTATGAAGTCGGTTTGCGAGCAGCTCATCGCCGCTGATGTACGATATTCAGATGTCGGCATCGTCTTGGAGTACCGCATCCCCCGCCGAGAAAAGCGGTTGGATGCTGCCTTCCTATTTCGCGAAACAATCGCAGTTGTTGAGTTCAAAGCAGGGAGTTCCGCAGCGACGAGCGAAGCTTTGGCTCAAGTTGCCGACTATTGTCTCGATCTGGCCTACTATCACGCGGAAAGCCGAGGGAGGAAGATCGTTCCCATCGTGTGCTCAACGGAGGCCCAGTCCAGCCAGGTAGTGCCTACCTCCGATGCGACGTTGATCGAGGACACACAGTGCGTCGGTGAAGCGGATTTCGCGGCACTGTTGACCCGCATTGCAGACGGCGACAGGCAGGGGACTTCTGATAATATTTCGCACGTGCGGTGGTGCGCGAGTTCCTATCGACCGATTCCTGGAGTCATTGAAACCACGGTAAGCTTGTTCAACAAGCACGGCTCGGACGACATCAACGCCGCGCTGGCCGACCGCAATACGATCGATCGCTCAATGAGGGCGATCGAGGGCATCGCGCGAGAGTCTCGCGAGCGGAGCCAAAAGACTTTGTGCCTTCTCACGGGCGTTCCCGGCGCGGGCAAGACGCTAACCGGACTTCGTATCGCACACAGTCCGGAATTTCTGCAGGCCGGTTGGCGGAGCGTCTTCCTGTCTGGAAACGGTCCATTGTTGAAGGTCCTGAAAGCTGCTTTGGCGGCGGACTATAAAGATCATCAGGGCTGCACCAAAGCTATTGCGCAGCGACATGCCGAATCATTGCTGCATAGTGTGCATGCATACCTTGCCGAAGCTCAAAAGACCGAATCGCCGCCGTCAGAGAGCGTTGTGATTTTTGATGAAGCGCAGCGCGCCTGGGATGCAGCCAAGATGCAGAAGATGGCGGCGCGACAGCGTAGCTTCGGTGCCGTGACTGAATTGTCGGCACCTGCTACGGCAACTTCCGAACCGGCTCAGATTCTCGAAGTAATGAACCGCCATGCGGACGGCGTCATGGTCGTGGCTCTCTGCGGAAGCGGGCAAGAGATCCATGATGGGGAAGCTGGCGTTGGAGAATGGATCGCCGCTCGGAATCAGTCCTATGCCGATTGGCGGCTCATCTGTAGCCCTTCTGCGATAGAGCGAGCGGGTGTGGACGCCGCGGGCGTAAATGCCGAAGTGTGGCCAAGTATGCATCTGACCAGCTCAATCCGCAGTCATCGTGCGTCTGAGCATGCTGATTGGGTGGATGCTGTGCTGACGGGACGTCCCAAAGATGCGCGCCAACACATAGATTATACCGGTTTCCCGATAGCCCTCGTCAGGCGGCTGGATGATGCTAAGGCGTGGCTACGCAAGACGACCCTCGGGTCTAGGCGCTTCGGCTTGGTCGCAAGTTCGGGCTGTTCTCGCTTGAGGCCATATGGGCTCGAAGTTTCTGCCGGGTTCAGGAAGGAATTGGACTACGCTGAGTGGTTCACCGCGCCGCGAGGTGATTTGCGATCGTCATTTGCATTGGAGACCGCCGCAACGGAATTCGAGTGCCAGGGCCTCGAGTTAGATAGGGTGGCCATTTGCTGGGGGTGGGACCTGACCGTTGGCGATGGTGAACTTCTGCCGCGGACATTCCGCGGGACCAACTGGACCAACGTGAGGCGGCCGAGGGAGCGCGAGTACACGATCAACAAGTATCGTGTTCTTCTGACCAGGGCACGTGAGGGAATGGTGATTTGGGTGCCCCTGGGAGACGAGGAGGACCAGACCAGATCACCGTTCGAGATGGATCGGCTGGCCGATTACTTGGTCGATTGTGGCGTGCGGCCTATTCGGCAATCGGTCAACGGCTCACTTCTTCCATAACATCTCATATCCGAATGACGTCAGATGTTCGCAAAAGAAGGCGGACGTAATCGTCGATTCGGCTTCGCGAGCTAATGGCGAACGGCTCGTCGCGGAGATTGGCAACGCGCTCAGGCGATCTTACTCAAAACGGCGCACCCGGTAATCAGTCCGGCATTTCCGCTGAGACGGAAGCGAACTGCCCGTCTAAATCTTAGGGCATCTCGCGGCAAGCTGTGTGGCGTCATGGTCCACGCTATGCAATCCTGAGACCGGACACGCCTCTTCAGGGATGTTATTGATCAATGCGCGATCGCGGTCGTACCCGGCGTTGGTCGGATCACGGGCGTTGCTGCCAATTTGGGCGGTGAGGACGGTTGTCGGGGTAAGAGGAATATGGGCGCAGGTGCCGCGGGGCGGGGCTTGACTGGAGCGACCGGCGCACGGGGCGTAACACTTGGTGCGCGAGCGGGAGTGGGCTGCGCAATGCTCGCGGTGGCCTCATGGGCGCTCGACTTCCGCAGCCGAATTTCAATTCGGCGCCGTTCCGGGATATTCGCGGGAATCCCCTCGATTGCGAGCGTCTCATCTGTATTCACGAGCTGCGCGCCTGAAAGTGGAATGATCTTGTAGTTTGCAAGCTGCGCGTTCTGCTTGAGGGCGCTCACGACCGATACTGCACGTGCCAGCCCCAAGCCGGCGTTGTCGGCCGGAACAAGCTTTGCGACCTCCGTCTTGCCTTTCAGGACGGTCAGCAAATCCCGGTCCAGATTGGACTGGTGCACGCCGAGGGGCTGCTCATCGGTGTGACCAACCACCTCGACGACATCCACCTCATACTGTTTAATGTACTCCAGCACCTTGGTTGGGATTTTGGTCAGGAGGCTATCACGGAAAGGTGCAGAAAGCTCTGCGCTCCCGCTCTTGAAGAAATTGCCGTCAGCCTCGCTGAGGCTGATGATCGGTGGCCACAAATGGCCAGGCGCGCCTCCGGCCGGAGCGGTACGCTTAAGCGCATCGATGATGGACTGTGTTGATACAGAAGGCTCGCCCGGCTTTGCCAGCTCACGGTTGATCGCCGCCATGGTGTTTGCGTCTTTGACCGCCTTTTCGACGTCGATGCCATTGGCATCCAACGTCTTGACTTGTGCAATCCGCTCACGAAGCTCCTTCAGCGTCATACCGGACTTTTTGAGCTCATCGGCGGTTGCGCGACCTTCCACCAGTTCCCGCCAGTATTGATCAATTGCCTGAGGATCGCTACCGCCTGCGAGAGCCTTGAGCTTTTCGACGAGGGCCTCGTTCTTGCCCAGCGTTTGTACAAGGTCTTGACTGCGTTGATTATCGGCAAGCAGCTGCTCGACGCGCTTGTCCGCCGCAGCGCGCTTCTCCTGCTCCTTCAGGATGAAGGTCGCCATGGCAATGAGCAGACAGAAGACCAGGAGGAGCATGATTTCTGCCATCGTCAGGCCGAGCACCAGGCCCTTCCGGTACGAGGAGCCTTGCCTGCTGATCTGGCCGTTCACGACTGACATGGTTGCCGCCTAGGTGTTGTGTCCACGGCCGGCCCAAGGGCCGGTGGCATACCGCTGCGCATTCTCCGCGCGGATTTCGTTCATTAGGTCGTTTAGCGCTGTTGCAAGAACCTGCGTTTGCCGAAGGTTCTCGTCCATTGCCTTTGCCTGTGTCTCGGCACTCTTGTTGAACGAATTTACAGCCCGCGAAAGGCCCTGGATCATCGGCGCGAGCTTGATTTCGATAATCTGCTCCGGCGTCTGCAGCGACGTCAACTTGCCCACGACAGTGTCGATCGCCTTGATCATGGCTGCCGTGCTTCTCGTCAGCCGATCCCCCTGGTCTACCAGCTGCTTGGACATGGCCTCGAACGTCCTTGTCGCCTGGCTGTTCATCATATTGAGGGCTTCGCCCGAACGCTTGGACGCATCCTCAAGAGGCTGACGCGCGGTGACCGCGAAATCCTTGATCTCGCCTGCAAGTTCCTTGCGGGTCTCGCCAAGGGTCTCCTTCAGCTCATCAAGCGCATCGCCTAAGGACTGCTGGGTCATCCTGCGGAAGGAACTGAACTCAAGAATGGTGCTCTCCAGCTCAACTTTCACCTTACGAGAGGCTTCGGCAAGCTCTAGGCGCGCCGTCGCTTCAACTTCGATCGGATCGCGGCGCATCTGGTTAAAGAAGATGCGGAGCGCGACGCCGGCAATCGTCGAGGCGATGGCGATACCAAAATTCCTCACGATCTGCTCGGACCCGCCTTCGGGTGAGAACTGATAGAGCGATACTCCAAGGCTGGTCAGCGTGAACAGAAAGCCCATGTAATACAGATTATCGCCGGACTGGTCGTCCCGAAGGCGAAAGAGCCGCGCAGATCCGAGGAGGAGCGCGTACCCGATCATGATCAGGACGGGCACCGCCGTCACCAAAACAGGTGCGAAATCGTGCGCTTTCGAAAAGACGATGTATCCGCTGCCCGCCAGCACGACGGCGAAGAACACCAGCCCGCTTAACAAGCCTGGCGGCAAGAGCCTGTCTTTATTGTCGGCCGCCATCGGTCATGCTCCCTGCAGGCGCTTGAGGCTGCCGATCAGTCCGCGATTGTCCGAGATCCATTCTCGCCAGAAGCCCATCAGCTGGCCGTCGTCCACAACCGCCTTGCCGTTCACCTGGCGGCTAACCAGCCGTACGAAAACCGTCGCATCGTGGAGCTCGGTCCGGTACTTCAAATAGGCAGGGGATTGCCTGAACCGCTGATAGGACAGGTC comes from Bradyrhizobium diazoefficiens and encodes:
- a CDS encoding phage terminase small subunit P27 family, with product MVARREWARLTGELSKLGLITHLDRGALATYCGAYAMWAEAMEQIQKFGTMVKSPTGYPIQSPYLAIANRQAEIMMRIASEFGFTPASRSRISLPPQDQLPLFDGEDGES
- a CDS encoding DNA/RNA helicase domain-containing protein, translating into MVAYASYTAQEFLITPDDAIFARLVRSDAVSGFSQFSHKQGWSWGEAVRLMKSVCEQLIAADVRYSDVGIVLEYRIPRREKRLDAAFLFRETIAVVEFKAGSSAATSEALAQVADYCLDLAYYHAESRGRKIVPIVCSTEAQSSQVVPTSDATLIEDTQCVGEADFAALLTRIADGDRQGTSDNISHVRWCASSYRPIPGVIETTVSLFNKHGSDDINAALADRNTIDRSMRAIEGIARESRERSQKTLCLLTGVPGAGKTLTGLRIAHSPEFLQAGWRSVFLSGNGPLLKVLKAALAADYKDHQGCTKAIAQRHAESLLHSVHAYLAEAQKTESPPSESVVIFDEAQRAWDAAKMQKMAARQRSFGAVTELSAPATATSEPAQILEVMNRHADGVMVVALCGSGQEIHDGEAGVGEWIAARNQSYADWRLICSPSAIERAGVDAAGVNAEVWPSMHLTSSIRSHRASEHADWVDAVLTGRPKDARQHIDYTGFPIALVRRLDDAKAWLRKTTLGSRRFGLVASSGCSRLRPYGLEVSAGFRKELDYAEWFTAPRGDLRSSFALETAATEFECQGLELDRVAICWGWDLTVGDGELLPRTFRGTNWTNVRRPREREYTINKYRVLLTRAREGMVIWVPLGDEEDQTRSPFEMDRLADYLVDCGVRPIRQSVNGSLLP